A genomic segment from Leopardus geoffroyi isolate Oge1 chromosome A2, O.geoffroyi_Oge1_pat1.0, whole genome shotgun sequence encodes:
- the TECR gene encoding very-long-chain enoyl-CoA reductase isoform X3: MKHYEVEILDAKTREKLCFLDKVEPHATIAEIKNLFTKTHPQWYPARQSLRLDPKGKSLKDEDVLQKLPVGTTATLYFRDLGAQISWVTVFLTEYAGPLFIYLLFYFRVPFIYGHKYDFTSSRHTVVHLACICHSFHYIKRLLETLFVHRFSHGTMPLRNIFKNCTYYWGFAAWMAYYINHPLYTPPSKWPWTLPLPPPPPPPPGFSPHRPPLCFLFSLWSSAGETGPRHLRDLPAWQLFHPHGPAGPAASWVQDQEDPIPHQEPLHLALPAGILPQLYVRGGILDWLCHHDTVSPSGPLLPGGLHSDDHLGQGQAPQLPEGVPGLPASAHAHHPLPALSRRRLPGSTKPGSSSVPAAFQGRRGGGHQCPALGIKPACPCQTWAQALRVSFGGGG, from the exons GTGGAGCCCCATGCCACCATTGCCGAGATCAAGAACCTCTTCACCAAGACCC ATCCACAGTGGTACCCTGCCCGCCAGTCCCTCCGCCTGGACCCCA AGGGCAAGTCCCTGAAGGATGAGGACGTCCTGCAGAAGCTGCCTGTGGGCACCACGGCCACACTCTACTTCCGGGACCTGGGGGCCCAGATCAGCTGGGTGACG GTCTTCCTGACCGAGTACGCAGGGCCCCTTTTCATCTACCTGCTCTTCTACTTCCGGGTGCCCTTCATCTACGGCCACAAGTATGACTTCACGTCCAGCCGGCACACGGTGGTGCA cctcGCCTGCATCTGCCACTCATTCCACTACATCAAGCGTCTGCTGGAGACGCTCTTCGTGCACCGCTTCTCCCACGGCACCATGCCCCTGCGCAACATCTTCAAG AACTGCACCTACTACTGGGGCTTCGCCGCTTGGATGGCCTATTACATTAACCACCCTCTCTACACACCCCCCAGTAAGTGGCCTtggaccctgcccctcccccccccccccccccccccccccgggttctCCCCTCACAGGCcacccctctgcttcctcttcagCCTATGGAGCTCAGCAGGTGAAACTGGCCCTCGCCATCTTCGTG ATCTGCCAGCTTGGCAACTTTTCCATCCACATGGCCCTGCGGGACCTGCGGCCAGCTG GGTCCAAGACCAGGAAGATCCCATACCCCACCAAGAACCCCTTCACCTGGCTCTTCCTGCTGGTATCCTGCCCCAACTATACGTACGAG GTGGGATCCTGGATTGGCTTTGCCATCATGACACAGTGTCTCCCAG TGGCCCTCTTCTCCCTGGTGGGCTTCACTCAGATGACCATCTGGGCCAAGGGCAAGCACCGCAGCTACCTGAAGGAGTTCCGGGACTACCCGCCTCTGCGCATGCCCATCATCCCCTTCCTGCTCTGAGCCGCCGCCGGCTCCCAGGCTCCACCAAGCCAGGCTCTTCCTCTGTCCCAGCAGCAttccaggggaggagggggggggggcaccagtgTCCGGCGCTTGGAATAAAACCTGCCTGCCCCTgccagacttgggctcaggctcTGCGTGTTTCTttcgggggaggggggtga
- the TECR gene encoding very-long-chain enoyl-CoA reductase isoform X6, giving the protein MKHYEVEILDAKTREKLCFLDKVEPHATIAEIKNLFTKTHPQWYPARQSLRLDPKGKSLKDEDVLQKLPVGTTATLYFRDLGAQISWVTVFLTEYAGPLFIYLLFYFRVPFIYGHKYDFTSSRHTVVHLACICHSFHYIKRLLETLFVHRFSHGTMPLRNIFKNCTYYWGFAAWMAYYINHPLYTPPTYGAQQVKLALAIFVICQLGNFSIHMALRDLRPAGSKTRKIPYPTKNPFTWLFLLVSCPNYTYEVGSWIGFAIMTQCLPVALFSLVGFTQMTIWAKGKHRSYLKEFRDYPPLRMPIIPFLL; this is encoded by the exons GTGGAGCCCCATGCCACCATTGCCGAGATCAAGAACCTCTTCACCAAGACCC ATCCACAGTGGTACCCTGCCCGCCAGTCCCTCCGCCTGGACCCCA AGGGCAAGTCCCTGAAGGATGAGGACGTCCTGCAGAAGCTGCCTGTGGGCACCACGGCCACACTCTACTTCCGGGACCTGGGGGCCCAGATCAGCTGGGTGACG GTCTTCCTGACCGAGTACGCAGGGCCCCTTTTCATCTACCTGCTCTTCTACTTCCGGGTGCCCTTCATCTACGGCCACAAGTATGACTTCACGTCCAGCCGGCACACGGTGGTGCA cctcGCCTGCATCTGCCACTCATTCCACTACATCAAGCGTCTGCTGGAGACGCTCTTCGTGCACCGCTTCTCCCACGGCACCATGCCCCTGCGCAACATCTTCAAG AACTGCACCTACTACTGGGGCTTCGCCGCTTGGATGGCCTATTACATTAACCACCCTCTCTACACACCCCCCA CCTATGGAGCTCAGCAGGTGAAACTGGCCCTCGCCATCTTCGTG ATCTGCCAGCTTGGCAACTTTTCCATCCACATGGCCCTGCGGGACCTGCGGCCAGCTG GGTCCAAGACCAGGAAGATCCCATACCCCACCAAGAACCCCTTCACCTGGCTCTTCCTGCTGGTATCCTGCCCCAACTATACGTACGAG GTGGGATCCTGGATTGGCTTTGCCATCATGACACAGTGTCTCCCAG TGGCCCTCTTCTCCCTGGTGGGCTTCACTCAGATGACCATCTGGGCCAAGGGCAAGCACCGCAGCTACCTGAAGGAGTTCCGGGACTACCCGCCTCTGCGCATGCCCATCATCCCCTTCCTGCTCTGA
- the TECR gene encoding very-long-chain enoyl-CoA reductase isoform X4, with the protein MKHYEVEILDAKTREKLCFLDKVEPHATIAEIKNLFTKTHPQWYPARQSLRLDPKGKSLKDEDVLQKLPVGTTATLYFRDLGAQISWVTVFLTEYAGPLFIYLLFYFRVPFIYGHKYDFTSSRHTVVHLACICHSFHYIKRLLETLFVHRFSHGTMPLRNIFKNCTYYWGFAAWMAYYINHPLYTPPTYGAQQVKLALAIFVVSRLGRRGLGWGVWGLPADPAALTDLPAWQLFHPHGPAGPAASWVQDQEDPIPHQEPLHLALPAGILPQLYVRGGILDWLCHHDTVSPSGPLLPGGLHSDDHLGQGQAPQLPEGVPGLPASAHAHHPLPALSRRRLPGSTKPGSSSVPAAFQGRRGGGHQCPALGIKPACPCQTWAQALRVSFGGGG; encoded by the exons GTGGAGCCCCATGCCACCATTGCCGAGATCAAGAACCTCTTCACCAAGACCC ATCCACAGTGGTACCCTGCCCGCCAGTCCCTCCGCCTGGACCCCA AGGGCAAGTCCCTGAAGGATGAGGACGTCCTGCAGAAGCTGCCTGTGGGCACCACGGCCACACTCTACTTCCGGGACCTGGGGGCCCAGATCAGCTGGGTGACG GTCTTCCTGACCGAGTACGCAGGGCCCCTTTTCATCTACCTGCTCTTCTACTTCCGGGTGCCCTTCATCTACGGCCACAAGTATGACTTCACGTCCAGCCGGCACACGGTGGTGCA cctcGCCTGCATCTGCCACTCATTCCACTACATCAAGCGTCTGCTGGAGACGCTCTTCGTGCACCGCTTCTCCCACGGCACCATGCCCCTGCGCAACATCTTCAAG AACTGCACCTACTACTGGGGCTTCGCCGCTTGGATGGCCTATTACATTAACCACCCTCTCTACACACCCCCCA CCTATGGAGCTCAGCAGGTGAAACTGGCCCTCGCCATCTTCGTGGTAagcaggctggggaggaggggtctggggtggggagtcTGGGGGCTCCCGGCTGACCCTGCTGCTCTGACAGATCTGCCAGCTTGGCAACTTTTCCATCCACATGGCCCTGCGGGACCTGCGGCCAGCTG GGTCCAAGACCAGGAAGATCCCATACCCCACCAAGAACCCCTTCACCTGGCTCTTCCTGCTGGTATCCTGCCCCAACTATACGTACGAG GTGGGATCCTGGATTGGCTTTGCCATCATGACACAGTGTCTCCCAG TGGCCCTCTTCTCCCTGGTGGGCTTCACTCAGATGACCATCTGGGCCAAGGGCAAGCACCGCAGCTACCTGAAGGAGTTCCGGGACTACCCGCCTCTGCGCATGCCCATCATCCCCTTCCTGCTCTGAGCCGCCGCCGGCTCCCAGGCTCCACCAAGCCAGGCTCTTCCTCTGTCCCAGCAGCAttccaggggaggagggggggggggcaccagtgTCCGGCGCTTGGAATAAAACCTGCCTGCCCCTgccagacttgggctcaggctcTGCGTGTTTCTttcgggggaggggggtga
- the NDUFB7 gene encoding NADH dehydrogenase [ubiquinone] 1 beta subcomplex subunit 7, which translates to MGAHLARRYVTDPSGEPDPQRMPTFPPDYGFPGRKEREMVATQQQMNDAQLVLQQRDYCAHYLIRLLKCKRDSFPNFLACKHEQHDWDHCEHLDYVMRMKEFERERRLLQRKKRREQRAADVAQGQGPGEVAPEVAL; encoded by the exons ATGGGGGCGCATCTCGCCCGGCGCTATGTGACCGATCCGTCGGGGGAACCCGACCCCCAGCGGATGCCCACCTTCCCCCCCGACTACGGCTTCCCGGGGCGCAAGGAGCGCG AGATGGTGGCCACACAGCAGCAGATGAATGACGCGCAGCTGGTGCTCCAGCAGCGAGACTACTGCGCCCACTACCTCATCCGGCTGCTCAAGTGCAAGCGTGACAGCTTCCCCAACTTCCTGGCCTGCAAGCACGAGCAGCACGACTGGGACCACTGCGAGCACCTCGA CTACGTGATGCGCATGAAGGAGTTTGAGCGGGAACGGAGGCTGCTCCAGCGGAAGAAGCGGCGGGAGCAGCGGGCGGCAGACGTGGCCCAAGGCCAGGGGCCCGGCGAGGTGGCCCCCGAGGTAGCCCTGTAG
- the TECR gene encoding very-long-chain enoyl-CoA reductase isoform X5, with translation MQPVKAKVEILDAKTREKLCFLDKVEPHATIAEIKNLFTKTHPQWYPARQSLRLDPKGKSLKDEDVLQKLPVGTTATLYFRDLGAQISWVTVFLTEYAGPLFIYLLFYFRVPFIYGHKYDFTSSRHTVVHLACICHSFHYIKRLLETLFVHRFSHGTMPLRNIFKNCTYYWGFAAWMAYYINHPLYTPPTYGAQQVKLALAIFVICQLGNFSIHMALRDLRPAGSKTRKIPYPTKNPFTWLFLLVSCPNYTYEVGSWIGFAIMTQCLPVALFSLVGFTQMTIWAKGKHRSYLKEFRDYPPLRMPIIPFLL, from the exons GTGGAGCCCCATGCCACCATTGCCGAGATCAAGAACCTCTTCACCAAGACCC ATCCACAGTGGTACCCTGCCCGCCAGTCCCTCCGCCTGGACCCCA AGGGCAAGTCCCTGAAGGATGAGGACGTCCTGCAGAAGCTGCCTGTGGGCACCACGGCCACACTCTACTTCCGGGACCTGGGGGCCCAGATCAGCTGGGTGACG GTCTTCCTGACCGAGTACGCAGGGCCCCTTTTCATCTACCTGCTCTTCTACTTCCGGGTGCCCTTCATCTACGGCCACAAGTATGACTTCACGTCCAGCCGGCACACGGTGGTGCA cctcGCCTGCATCTGCCACTCATTCCACTACATCAAGCGTCTGCTGGAGACGCTCTTCGTGCACCGCTTCTCCCACGGCACCATGCCCCTGCGCAACATCTTCAAG AACTGCACCTACTACTGGGGCTTCGCCGCTTGGATGGCCTATTACATTAACCACCCTCTCTACACACCCCCCA CCTATGGAGCTCAGCAGGTGAAACTGGCCCTCGCCATCTTCGTG ATCTGCCAGCTTGGCAACTTTTCCATCCACATGGCCCTGCGGGACCTGCGGCCAGCTG GGTCCAAGACCAGGAAGATCCCATACCCCACCAAGAACCCCTTCACCTGGCTCTTCCTGCTGGTATCCTGCCCCAACTATACGTACGAG GTGGGATCCTGGATTGGCTTTGCCATCATGACACAGTGTCTCCCAG TGGCCCTCTTCTCCCTGGTGGGCTTCACTCAGATGACCATCTGGGCCAAGGGCAAGCACCGCAGCTACCTGAAGGAGTTCCGGGACTACCCGCCTCTGCGCATGCCCATCATCCCCTTCCTGCTCTGA